A single region of the Lycium barbarum isolate Lr01 chromosome 2, ASM1917538v2, whole genome shotgun sequence genome encodes:
- the LOC132625950 gene encoding fasciclin-like arabinogalactan protein 17, producing the protein MDFQIYGFLITFILFFFFSINGATLQENTSTTSPQINSNSVLVALLDSHYTELSELVEKALLLQTLEEAVTKHNITIFAPKNEALERDLDPEFKRYLLEPGNLKSLQNLLLFHMIPSRFQAKNWPKNELKTRRRSTLCPGEEQLSVFHKSGENMVSMAKIIHPDDIIKPDGIIHGIERVLIPKSVQQDFNTRRSLRSISAVIPQGAPEVDPRTNRLKKKPATPVPAGAPPVLPIYSAMAPGPSLAPAPAPGPGGPHHHFDGETQVKDFIQTLLHYGGYNELADILVNLTSLATEMGRLVSEGYVLTVLAPNDEAMAKLTTDQLSEPGAPEQIMYYHLIPEYQTEESMYNSVRRFGKVKYDTLRLPHKVVAEEADGSVKFGSDEGSAYLFDPDIYTDGRISVQGIDGVLFPVEEIKVAPKAAPVAKVVAKPRRGKLMEVACSVFGC; encoded by the exons ATGGATTTTCAGATCTATGGTTTCTTGATTactttcattcttttcttcttcttctccattaACGGTGCTACATTACAAGAAAACACATCAACTACATCACCACAAATCAACTCAAACTCAGTTCTTGTAGCACTTTTGGATTCACATTATACTGAATTATCTGAGCTAGTTGAAAAAGCTTTATTACTTCAAACACTTGAAGAAGCTGTTACTAAGCATAATATTACCATTTTTGCACCTAAAAATGAAGCACTTGAACGTGATTTAGATCCTGAGTTTAAACGTTATTTGCTTGAACCTGGAAATCTTAAATCTCTTCAAAATTTGCTTCTTTTTCATATGATTCCAAGTCGTTTTCAGGCCAAAAATTGGCCTAAAAATGAACTGAAAACTCGTCGTCGTTCAACTCTTTGTCCTGGTGAAGAACAACTCTCTGTTTTCCATAAATCAG GTGAAAATATGGTGAGCATGGCCAAAATTATTCACCCTGATGATATTATCAAACCAGATGGAATTATCCATGGAATTGAAAGAGTATTAATACCCAAATCAGTTCAACAAGATTTCAACACTAGAAGAAGTCTCAGGTCAATTTCTGCTGTAATTCCACAAGGAGCACCTGAAGTCGACCCGAGAACAAACCGGTTGAAGAAAAAACCCGCAACCCCGGTACCCGCTGGAGCTCCACCGGTTCTACCTATTTACTCCGCTATGGCACCAG GTCCGTCACTAGCTCCAGCACCAGCACCTGGACCAGGTGGACCACACCACCATTTCGACGGTGAAACTCAAGTAAAAGATTTCATCCAAACCCTGCTGCATTACGGAGGTTACAACGAATTAGCAGATATACTCGTTAATCTCACGTCGTTAGCTACGGAAATGGGGAGATTAGTTTCAGAAGGATATGTTTTAACTGTTCTGGCACCCAATGACGAGGCTATGGCTAAGCTGACGACTGATCAGCTTAGCGAGCCAGGGGCGCCAGAACAGATAATGTATTATCATTTGATACCGGAGTATCAAACGGAAGAAAGTATGTATAATTCAGTGAGGAGATTTGGGAAAGTAAAATATGATACTTTGAGATTGCCACATAAAGTTGTTGCTGAAGAAGCTGATGGGTCGGTTAAATTCGGGTCTGATGAAGGATCCGCGTATTTATTCGACCCTGATATTTATACCGACGGGAGGATTTCCGTTCAAGGGATTGACGGAGTTTTGTTTCCTGTGGAGGAAATTAAGGTTGCTCCTAAAGCTGCACCTGTTGCTAAAGTTGTTGCTAAGCCAAGAAGAG GGAAGTTGATGGAAGTAGCATGTAGTGTGTTTGGATGTTAA